The window ccgtgctgcctttgggcgctcagtaaacacaactctgcccgagtcgggtgtcgaacctcgagcccccttctaggtagccatgccaagccaagttcaagcgcacttggcctctcgaccacgcttcccaccagtTTCCTAAGGGTGTCTTTTAATGTTGGCATGTATTTATTGCAATTTGCTTCTAAAGTTTtgttcttaatgttttctataGGTAGGTGCTATTTCATTACTAGGGAATCAAAAATGAACCTAtatgacttttttattttttaattttttttctcaacattAATTTTCAACATTTTGATGAGTATCATTTTATGTGAGAGCTTTGATAATTATGTACAAGTCCTTCATTTGAAcagattaaataataataatttaatttacacatttctgttaaaacaaataatgtagACTAGATGTATTATTAGAACATAAACATGAGAGTTAACCTAATCTAACAGGTAGGTCTTGCTGTTGTTCTTGAATATAGTGAAGCATGTGCACAGAAAACTAAGATCAATCCATTTCATAATAGCACATCAGTTTTGTTACTGAATTCCTgagttcaaagtaaaaaaaaaagacatgaaagTAATATCATTGAAATAACAGATTTAAGTAAAACATAAATGTTAATTAGATAGTAGATACTGAAACATTCAAGTCACAAGGGTTTAATTATAGGACAATAAAGAGTTGTTATTagttgaagacatttttttagttgAAAAGATCAGTGTGTCATCTTAAGTCAGTACAGGGATTGGAAGGCAAGAGCTATGAAGAGCTTGCACTGCACAACTTTCCAAATTTAAGTCAACATATAAAGGTCTTGGTTCCGTCCATCAAAGCCCTAAATGAGTTTGTAATGCTGCAAGTTCAAGTGTAAGATGATGAAATCTGAGATGTATTTCACAAAAACTGACAAACAATGCCTAGACAAAAtaatcaagacaagaacagacTGGTACAAAAACTTGTTCGTTCCTTATTCGGTCAGACTATAtgaggaaacatgaaaaggaccaagatgcctgtgtgtagttgctgaatgaactctttatgttgtgtctgttgaatttatatgtatgtttctgttgtgttgtctttatttgagaaaagagtccttgtaatcacaacaatttccgtaaggatcaataaagcagtcttagtcttagagttTTTCAGGAAGAAAGGCAATTTGAGAACCTGAAGGAATAGACTGGCATGTTACATGAAATGCTAAAGAAGATACCTTTTAAGTGTGAGGTGTGGAGAGTCATAGTTGCACACTTAATCACATTGTACCCACAAGTCAAAgttcagtatatatatatgtatgataATATCATATATTTATTCTTAAATGATTTGGCATTAAACCAATTCATACTTCaagaattaaaacaaatatcagAACATAAGTTTAGGCAGATCAATATACACAAAGTAGCTTTCTTTTGGTCATAGATAAAACCCCAACTCAACTTGATTTCTCATTATGAATTAACTTGtgttttgttaaagaatatCTATGAGAATAAGCTTTATTACACAGGATACAAACAAATGGCTTCTCTCCGGTGTGGACCACTCTGTGGATGTGCAGAGAAGATTTACGGGCAAATTCTTTGTCACAGACTTGACATTTGTGATTTTTCTCACCAGTATGGGTCTTAATGTGAGACGTTAGTCCTGACTTATCAGTAAAATCTCTGTCACAGTACTCACACTTGAATGGCTTCTCGCCAGTATGTCTTAGGTTGTGCTTTTTCAAATTCGTACTGCGAGCAAATCCTTTATCACATATGGTGCACCTGAATGGCTTTTCCCCACTGTGTATCATCAAGTGACTTTTTAAGTTTGACATTTGAGTAAATCCTTTGTCACACAATGGGCACTTGAAAAAACTTTTTCCCATGTGGATTCGactatgtttttttaatatagagaACTGGGAGAAGTTTTTCCCACATATGACACACTTGAAAGCCTTCTCCCCAGTATGGATCAGCAGATGTATTTTTAGATGTGAGTTATCATAAAAGCCTTTATTACACACTGGGCATTCAAATGACTTGAACCCAATATGGGTCATGATGTGCTTATTGATATGGGAATACTGGGAACATCTTCTATTGCAGTCTACGCAGTGATATTTCTTTTCTCCAGTATGAATAGTACAGTGCTTTCTTAAATTTGCAGCACTTGTGAACCTTCCATCACAGATGTGGCAATGAAATTGCTTCTCCAGGATATGCCACTTAATGTGCTTCTTTAGATGCTGCATCCGAGAAAAACTGCTGTTGCAGTTTGAGCATTTGAATGGTTTCTGTCCAGTATGAACCAGCTTGTGGTTTTGCAAGATGGAGTTGCGAGAGAAGCCCCTGTAACAAATCAGGCATTTAAATGGCTTGTCTTCTCTATGAATCAAACTGTGGTTTCTTAAGTTAGTATTGCTTGTAAACAAACTGTTGCAAATAGGACATTTAAATGACTTGTCTTGAGAGTGCCTCACTAAGTGTGTCTTCAGAACTGTCATCTGGGAAAAAGATTTGTTGCAGTGGTGGCATTGAAATGGTGTTAGCCCAGAGTGTATGGCACTGTGTATTTGGAGATAGTAGTTTGTAGCAAATACTTTATCACAAGTGGAACACTTAAAAGATTTGAGACCAGTGTGAACTATTTGATGCCTTTTAAAATTGGATCTGTGAGTGAACAGTTTATCGCACACTgggcatttaaatatttttttttccccactgaGATTCACATTAAATGTGTCTTCTTGAACAATGTCTGTCTTTCTCACAGCCATCAGATACTCTCCAGTGTAGTTTTTATTAAATGACAGCTGCATTACAAGAACCCCAGAAGTTTCCTGGCTATTTAAATCTTGAACCTGAAGGAGATAAGAAAAGCAGATATTTGTGGAAATCTATATTGAGAGAATAGATTGCAACATAAGTAAAAAGGCTTTAGGGTTTAAACACCATGTGGAAATATTGGTAGAATACATGATAGATACAATAAAcatatctatcttatcttataaatacagacattacttcaaaaaagaagatgattat of the Biomphalaria glabrata chromosome 11, xgBioGlab47.1, whole genome shotgun sequence genome contains:
- the LOC106061900 gene encoding gastrula zinc finger protein XlCGF57.1-like; translation: MDEEDLTSQFSGGGYYPNVSFTEKMKHHQVQDLNSQETSGVLVMQLSFNKNYTGEYLMAVRKTDIVQEDTFNVNLSGEKKIFKCPVCDKLFTHRSNFKRHQIVHTGLKSFKCSTCDKVFATNYYLQIHSAIHSGLTPFQCHHCNKSFSQMTVLKTHLVRHSQDKSFKCPICNSLFTSNTNLRNHSLIHREDKPFKCLICYRGFSRNSILQNHKLVHTGQKPFKCSNCNSSFSRMQHLKKHIKWHILEKQFHCHICDGRFTSAANLRKHCTIHTGEKKYHCVDCNRRCSQYSHINKHIMTHIGFKSFECPVCNKGFYDNSHLKIHLLIHTGEKAFKCVICGKNFSQFSILKKHSRIHMGKSFFKCPLCDKGFTQMSNLKSHLMIHSGEKPFRCTICDKGFARSTNLKKHNLRHTGEKPFKCEYCDRDFTDKSGLTSHIKTHTGEKNHKCQVCDKEFARKSSLHIHRVVHTGEKPFVCILCNKAYSHRYSLTKHKLIHNEKSS